A part of Oceaniferula flava genomic DNA contains:
- the rpoN gene encoding RNA polymerase factor sigma-54 — MPPSAFQQGLGQTQSQQQTLSPQMRQSLEILQANTMELSQLIGQVAEMNPTLEVNDEAERLDDTPEPDAEHDLENLSEFDDTWREDQIMTMGSRQQSSDDEERREFLYNSIVAPKSLQQHLIDQLNRAAVDDEKYAAAEYLIGCIDDRGFLDEPLENLAPVSPFDFKELRAAQALIQKFDPAGVAVENLSESLLLQLQLLGRGGSLECRIIDEHLKDLARHRFSDIARDLGVSQEAVVAAADRIGELNPDPGAAFDPTSNPHVLPDLEIRKDSDGQFFASLTNEYLPTLRISNHYKDLLAKLNSDPKARKYLRDNIHEGRQIMNAVSQRQETLLKIGTEIIQRQPEFLLHGRSKMRPMTMHDIAETIGVHAATISRAVSGKYVLTPHGLMDLRAFFASGYTTQQGTEISNTGVREAIQQLVANENTAKPLSDTAIEKQLKEKGIKVARRTIAKYRDQLGILPSHLRKRHA; from the coding sequence ATGCCACCATCAGCGTTCCAACAAGGTTTAGGTCAGACCCAAAGCCAGCAGCAAACTCTGTCGCCACAAATGCGTCAGAGCCTTGAGATATTGCAGGCGAACACGATGGAGCTCTCCCAGCTGATTGGGCAAGTGGCGGAAATGAACCCCACCTTGGAGGTCAATGACGAGGCAGAACGTCTTGATGACACACCGGAACCAGATGCCGAACACGACCTCGAGAACCTCTCCGAGTTTGACGACACCTGGCGAGAGGACCAGATCATGACCATGGGCAGTCGGCAGCAAAGCTCGGACGATGAAGAACGCCGCGAGTTTCTCTACAATTCCATCGTCGCCCCGAAGAGCCTGCAGCAGCACTTGATCGATCAACTCAACCGTGCGGCGGTGGATGATGAAAAGTATGCCGCGGCCGAGTATCTCATCGGTTGCATCGACGATCGTGGATTTCTCGACGAGCCGTTAGAAAATCTGGCACCCGTCTCCCCTTTTGATTTTAAGGAATTACGAGCTGCTCAGGCGCTAATCCAGAAGTTCGATCCTGCCGGTGTGGCGGTGGAGAACCTTTCCGAGTCGTTACTGCTTCAGCTCCAGCTGTTAGGACGTGGCGGATCGCTTGAATGCCGCATCATCGATGAACATCTCAAGGATCTGGCCCGGCACCGATTCTCAGATATTGCACGCGACCTCGGAGTCTCCCAGGAGGCAGTGGTCGCAGCGGCTGACCGCATAGGCGAGCTGAACCCGGACCCTGGCGCAGCTTTTGACCCCACATCCAACCCGCATGTCCTACCTGATCTGGAAATTCGCAAGGATAGCGACGGTCAGTTCTTTGCATCACTCACTAACGAATACCTCCCCACCCTGCGCATCAGCAATCATTACAAGGACCTGCTGGCCAAGTTGAACTCCGATCCCAAAGCTCGGAAATACCTGCGCGACAACATTCACGAAGGCCGACAGATCATGAATGCGGTGAGTCAGCGACAAGAAACACTGCTTAAAATCGGCACGGAAATTATTCAACGCCAGCCTGAATTCCTCTTGCATGGTCGCTCGAAAATGCGGCCGATGACGATGCATGATATTGCGGAAACCATCGGCGTGCACGCGGCTACGATTTCCCGCGCGGTCTCAGGCAAGTATGTGCTCACACCACACGGACTGATGGACCTCCGGGCATTCTTCGCTTCCGGCTACACCACCCAGCAGGGCACCGAGATTTCTAACACCGGTGTGCGCGAGGCGATCCAACAATTGGTTGCCAATGAAAATACCGCCAAGCCACTTTCCGACACCGCCATCGAAAAGCAGTTGAAGGAAAAAGGCATCAAGGTAGCGCGCCGCACCATCGCCAAATACCGCGATCAGTTAGGCATCTTGCCGTCCCATCTGCGAAAGCGCCACGCGTAG
- a CDS encoding MFS transporter — translation MFVKLGKGGTWWIAAVFFLISVAPGLWMTSLPNVLKSQGAEWALPYAFAASPLASLFSPLIFGAMADNRFSAQKLMGVLSILGSVFLGLSFYSLYSGWGAWAFLTFQTINALISAPMWALLSTVALANLENPERAFPLYRIWGTVGWIGAGLLVSFFHWDASAIAGIVAAGIRFLLGFVCFMMPETLPQGMPGKVAGVRNWRRSFGLDALTLFQDKALRVFLLTSIFFSIPLAAFYMYAPIHLRELGDGHPVASMTLGQVTEIVAMLMLSGLLAKWRLRWVLLIAIGFALLRYLLFALGGWSEGLTWIWLGIAMHGPCYTFYYITGQILVSRRVQPQIRSQAQALLGTLTNGIGGLLGSLLCGLYYSQTIGMVNGWVFFWSGLAAAVLGCGVYFFWRYDRPGDPGDARF, via the coding sequence ATGTTTGTGAAGCTCGGAAAAGGAGGGACGTGGTGGATCGCGGCCGTGTTTTTTCTGATTTCCGTGGCTCCCGGATTGTGGATGACCTCACTGCCGAATGTGCTGAAATCGCAGGGTGCCGAGTGGGCGTTACCGTATGCTTTTGCGGCCAGTCCTTTGGCCTCTCTGTTCTCGCCCTTGATCTTTGGGGCCATGGCCGACAATCGATTCTCCGCGCAGAAGCTGATGGGTGTCCTTTCGATTCTAGGTTCGGTGTTTCTGGGGCTATCATTTTACTCGCTCTACAGTGGTTGGGGCGCTTGGGCGTTCCTGACGTTTCAAACCATCAATGCACTGATCTCCGCGCCGATGTGGGCGCTGCTGAGCACCGTGGCGCTGGCAAACCTGGAAAACCCGGAGCGGGCATTTCCTCTCTATCGGATTTGGGGCACGGTGGGGTGGATTGGTGCCGGCTTGCTGGTGAGCTTCTTTCATTGGGATGCCTCGGCGATCGCTGGGATTGTGGCTGCCGGGATACGGTTTTTGTTAGGTTTTGTGTGTTTCATGATGCCCGAAACTTTACCTCAGGGGATGCCGGGGAAAGTGGCGGGTGTTAGGAATTGGCGGCGTAGCTTTGGCCTCGATGCTCTGACCTTGTTTCAGGACAAGGCCTTGAGGGTTTTTCTCCTCACCTCGATCTTTTTCTCCATCCCGCTCGCAGCCTTTTACATGTATGCACCGATTCACTTGCGGGAGTTGGGTGATGGCCATCCGGTGGCTTCCATGACCTTGGGGCAGGTGACTGAAATTGTTGCGATGTTGATGCTCAGTGGCTTATTGGCGAAGTGGCGTTTGCGCTGGGTCTTGCTGATTGCGATTGGTTTTGCCCTGCTTAGGTATCTCCTGTTTGCCCTCGGCGGGTGGAGTGAGGGACTGACGTGGATTTGGTTGGGTATCGCCATGCACGGACCTTGTTACACCTTCTATTACATCACTGGACAGATCCTCGTGAGTCGTCGGGTGCAACCGCAGATCAGAAGTCAGGCTCAGGCTTTGTTGGGCACTTTGACCAATGGTATTGGCGGCTTGTTAGGTAGCTTGCTCTGTGGCCTTTACTACAGCCAAACCATCGGCATGGTGAATGGTTGGGTGTTCTTCTGGAGTGGCTTGGCTGCAGCGGTGTTAGGCTGTGGCGTCTACTTCTTCTGGCGGTATGACCGACCGGGCGACCCAGGGGACGCCCGGTTCTGA
- a CDS encoding PQQ-dependent sugar dehydrogenase, with the protein MTHKLSAIALSLAALGTLDLQAKIGTELIGEGFDKPVWARSPEGVEDMLWVLEKPGVIQMLDTSTGEKTEFLDIRKHIKIKMNEQGLLGLAFEKDYLKSGRFYVYYTNQKGDTEICRFTAHGDDKRQCDADTRELLITFKQDYKNHNGGWIGFGPDGYLYIGTGDGGAANDPNKRAQDLSSYLGKLLRIDVSPKTGYKVPNDNPFTSNIGAKTEIYSYGLRNPWRCSWDRKTGDFYIADVGQNHWEEINFMPAGQGNGANYGWRLREGDIATPKKKVGGSKPENATDPVYVYKHGGSNNEGFSITGGYVYRGPIKSLQGKYFFADYANPRVWSIEVKDGKSENFQDWTDELKPSKGSLSAIASFGEDHEGNLLIISHSGQIYQVVDQ; encoded by the coding sequence ATGACGCATAAATTGTCCGCCATCGCACTGTCTCTCGCCGCCCTGGGAACCCTCGATCTGCAAGCAAAAATCGGCACCGAACTGATCGGTGAAGGTTTTGACAAACCAGTCTGGGCCCGCTCGCCTGAAGGCGTTGAGGATATGCTCTGGGTGCTGGAAAAACCAGGGGTGATCCAGATGCTCGACACCTCCACAGGTGAGAAAACCGAATTTCTCGACATCAGAAAACACATCAAGATCAAGATGAACGAGCAGGGTCTGTTAGGACTGGCCTTTGAGAAGGATTACCTGAAATCCGGACGCTTCTACGTTTATTACACCAATCAAAAGGGCGACACCGAGATCTGCCGATTCACGGCCCACGGCGATGACAAACGTCAGTGTGATGCCGACACCCGTGAGCTGCTGATCACCTTCAAGCAAGATTACAAAAACCACAACGGCGGATGGATCGGTTTCGGCCCGGACGGCTATCTTTACATCGGCACCGGAGATGGTGGCGCGGCGAACGATCCCAACAAACGAGCCCAAGACCTCTCCTCCTATCTCGGCAAGCTGCTTCGCATCGATGTCTCCCCGAAGACCGGCTACAAGGTGCCTAACGACAACCCGTTCACTTCTAACATCGGAGCTAAAACCGAGATCTACTCCTACGGCCTGCGCAACCCTTGGCGATGTTCCTGGGATCGTAAAACCGGCGATTTCTACATCGCGGATGTGGGCCAAAACCATTGGGAGGAAATCAACTTCATGCCCGCAGGCCAAGGAAACGGCGCAAACTACGGCTGGCGCTTGCGCGAGGGTGACATCGCAACGCCCAAGAAAAAAGTCGGCGGCAGCAAGCCGGAAAATGCCACCGATCCAGTCTACGTCTACAAACACGGAGGCAGCAACAATGAAGGCTTTTCGATCACTGGAGGCTACGTCTACCGCGGCCCCATCAAGTCGCTCCAAGGGAAGTATTTCTTCGCCGACTACGCCAATCCACGTGTCTGGTCGATCGAGGTCAAAGACGGCAAGTCGGAGAATTTCCAGGATTGGACCGATGAACTGAAACCATCCAAGGGCAGCCTGTCAGCGATCGCCTCCTTCGGCGAAGACCACGAGGGCAACCTCCTGATCATTTCCCACAGCGGACAGATCTATCAAGTGGTCGATCAGTAA
- a CDS encoding RNA polymerase sigma factor: MTGTANKQLQTVAYMSDSSVSNSDSKSDNDIDVALMLRVGQRDEHAFEELITRHQSAVIGTVAKMLGNASEAEDIAQQVFIRLWKSAPRYKPTAKFTTFMFTIARNLVFNESRRKSRKKEYSMDEREDDYHLQTPDTDQAQPDEGLLHAELQSAVDRAIQSLPEKQRLAVVLRRYENMPYEEIANVLDLSVPAVKSQLFRARNSLRESLQSYLDQ, from the coding sequence ATGACTGGCACCGCGAACAAGCAGCTGCAAACCGTCGCCTATATGTCCGATTCCAGCGTCTCCAACTCAGATTCGAAATCGGACAACGACATCGACGTCGCGCTGATGCTGCGTGTCGGCCAACGTGACGAGCATGCGTTTGAAGAGCTCATCACGCGCCATCAGAGCGCCGTGATTGGCACGGTGGCGAAGATGTTGGGCAATGCATCGGAGGCGGAAGACATCGCCCAGCAAGTCTTTATCCGACTTTGGAAAAGCGCGCCCCGCTACAAACCCACCGCCAAGTTCACCACCTTCATGTTCACCATTGCACGCAACCTCGTGTTCAATGAAAGCCGGAGAAAAAGTCGCAAGAAGGAATACTCGATGGATGAGCGCGAGGACGACTACCACTTGCAAACGCCCGACACCGATCAGGCCCAGCCGGATGAGGGCCTCCTGCACGCCGAGCTGCAGAGCGCCGTCGATCGTGCGATCCAATCCCTCCCTGAAAAACAACGCCTCGCCGTGGTCCTCCGCCGCTACGAGAATATGCCCTACGAGGAGATCGCCAATGTGCTCGATCTCTCCGTGCCGGCTGTCAAGAGCCAGCTATTCCGCGCTCGCAATTCCCTCCGGGAGTCACTGCAGAGCTATCTGGACCAATAG
- a CDS encoding ThuA domain-containing protein translates to MMKKVWLWMVVMGCSVGGVSAAKKETSTEKITQAVSGLEVVKPKQKRKMLVFCLTRGFHHASIGTGKIALKVMAEKTGAFEAVISDDLANFEPDKIHGFDAICFMNTTKEVFSPSKKQLAKMSGQEKQAAAEREARLKKSLMDFIKSGKGFVGIHAATDTFYQWPEYGDMIGGYFDGHPWRAKTQVSIKVEDGEEEHPCCAHLDGKNLNFKEEIYQFKDPYDPKKLHILLRLDPKQTDISIGKRKDNDYGVSWVKHHGKGRIFYSSLGHNHHIFENPKVLQHYLKGMQWALGDIEMEVKTGK, encoded by the coding sequence ATGATGAAAAAAGTATGGTTATGGATGGTGGTGATGGGCTGCTCAGTGGGGGGCGTCTCCGCGGCGAAGAAAGAAACCTCGACCGAGAAGATCACTCAAGCGGTGTCTGGTCTGGAGGTGGTCAAACCCAAGCAGAAGCGCAAGATGTTGGTATTTTGTCTTACACGTGGCTTCCATCATGCTTCCATTGGAACCGGCAAAATCGCCCTCAAGGTCATGGCGGAGAAGACCGGCGCATTTGAAGCGGTCATCAGCGATGATTTGGCGAACTTTGAGCCGGACAAGATCCATGGGTTCGATGCCATTTGCTTTATGAACACCACCAAGGAGGTGTTTAGTCCGAGTAAAAAACAACTCGCCAAGATGTCTGGCCAAGAGAAACAGGCCGCGGCTGAGCGCGAAGCTCGTCTGAAGAAGAGTCTGATGGATTTCATCAAAAGTGGTAAGGGCTTTGTCGGGATCCATGCGGCAACCGACACCTTCTACCAATGGCCGGAATACGGTGACATGATCGGTGGATACTTCGATGGTCACCCGTGGAGAGCAAAAACTCAGGTCAGCATCAAGGTGGAGGATGGTGAGGAAGAGCATCCGTGCTGTGCCCATCTCGACGGCAAAAACCTCAATTTTAAAGAAGAAATCTACCAGTTCAAGGACCCCTATGATCCGAAGAAATTACACATCCTCTTGCGTCTCGATCCCAAACAAACGGACATCAGCATCGGCAAACGTAAGGACAACGACTACGGGGTGAGCTGGGTGAAGCACCACGGCAAAGGCCGCATCTTCTACAGCTCGCTGGGACACAACCACCACATTTTCGAGAACCCGAAAGTCCTGCAGCACTACCTCAAGGGCATGCAGTGGGCACTGGGGGATATTGAGATGGAGGTTAAAACAGGCAAGTAG
- a CDS encoding 3-deoxy-7-phosphoheptulonate synthase, which produces MTHFLTDDLRISEIKPLISPAVLSYYLPISDKASEVVSKARKESEAVLAGEDDRLLVVVGPCSIHDTGAAIEYATRLRETAARYADDLVIVMRVYFEKPRTTVGWKGLINDPHLDDSFDINRGLRIARELLLELAEMGVPAGTEFLDTISPQYYADLISWGAIGARTTESQIHRELASGLSMPVGFKNGTGGSIQIALDAIQASARPHHFLSVTKQGVSAIVQTAGNEACHIILRGSSKGPNYDAESISAVTEQLEKAGLKQSVMIDCSHGNSLKDYRNQPGVVQALCEQISAGNKAITSVMVESNLVEGAQKLQSNLADMTYGQSVTDQCVSWQTTENMFEAFAAAVQARRKA; this is translated from the coding sequence GTGACTCATTTTCTGACAGACGACCTCCGCATCAGCGAGATTAAACCACTGATCTCTCCTGCCGTGCTTTCCTACTACCTGCCTATTTCCGACAAGGCATCCGAAGTGGTATCCAAAGCCCGCAAGGAATCTGAAGCGGTGTTAGCCGGCGAGGACGACCGATTGCTGGTCGTTGTCGGCCCCTGCTCGATCCACGATACCGGAGCGGCCATCGAATACGCCACCCGACTGCGTGAAACTGCCGCCCGCTACGCCGATGACCTGGTGATCGTGATGCGCGTCTACTTTGAAAAACCACGCACCACCGTGGGTTGGAAGGGCTTGATCAACGATCCTCACTTGGACGATTCCTTTGATATCAACCGCGGCCTGCGCATCGCGCGTGAGCTGCTGCTGGAGCTGGCTGAGATGGGCGTGCCTGCCGGCACCGAGTTCCTCGATACCATTTCTCCGCAATACTATGCCGATCTGATTAGCTGGGGTGCCATTGGCGCACGCACAACCGAGTCTCAGATCCACCGCGAGCTGGCATCCGGACTGTCGATGCCCGTTGGCTTCAAGAACGGCACCGGCGGCTCGATTCAGATCGCACTGGATGCGATCCAGGCATCCGCCCGCCCCCACCACTTTCTCTCGGTGACCAAGCAAGGCGTCTCCGCTATCGTGCAGACAGCGGGCAACGAGGCCTGCCACATCATTCTCCGTGGCTCGTCAAAGGGGCCTAACTACGATGCCGAAAGCATCTCGGCAGTTACCGAACAGCTGGAAAAGGCCGGACTCAAGCAGTCGGTCATGATCGATTGCTCACACGGCAACTCGCTGAAAGACTACCGCAACCAACCAGGTGTGGTGCAGGCACTGTGCGAGCAAATTTCCGCCGGCAACAAGGCCATCACATCCGTCATGGTGGAGAGCAACTTGGTAGAAGGTGCTCAGAAGCTGCAAAGCAATCTGGCCGATATGACTTACGGCCAATCGGTGACCGACCAATGTGTCAGCTGGCAGACCACGGAAAATATGTTCGAGGCCTTCGCCGCGGCCGTGCAGGCGCGGCGCAAAGCATAG
- a CDS encoding AraC family transcriptional regulator produces the protein MSRRDDFLKILDTPMVAEQLFAEVPDIVFCMKDLNGYYISVNPAFALRLGVASVDQIIDKTASEIFPPHLAAVYEEQDKNVLEKGEEIKNRLELNFNPHGREGWYLATKIPLFDVDKNIIGLASISRDLLTPSDTDLRFAGVAQVVDTIQRGYSEEISTSDLAKQADLNLTQLDRRMRKVFKVSTSQFIRKIRIENAARMLAITDKPIIEIALDCGYGDQSAFTRQFRATVGMAPGAYRAAATK, from the coding sequence ATGAGCAGGCGCGATGATTTCCTAAAAATACTCGATACCCCAATGGTGGCTGAGCAGCTTTTTGCGGAAGTTCCGGACATTGTGTTCTGCATGAAAGATCTGAACGGTTACTACATTTCAGTGAACCCGGCCTTCGCCCTGCGCCTGGGAGTGGCATCGGTCGACCAAATCATCGACAAAACCGCCTCCGAGATCTTCCCTCCGCATCTGGCGGCGGTGTACGAAGAGCAGGATAAAAATGTGCTGGAGAAGGGTGAGGAAATTAAAAACCGACTCGAACTCAATTTTAACCCTCACGGTCGCGAAGGCTGGTATTTGGCGACAAAAATCCCCCTGTTCGATGTCGATAAAAACATCATCGGCCTAGCATCCATTTCCAGAGACTTGCTCACCCCCAGCGACACCGACCTCCGCTTCGCCGGCGTGGCGCAGGTGGTGGACACCATTCAGCGTGGTTATTCCGAGGAAATCAGCACCAGTGACTTGGCCAAACAGGCTGACCTGAACCTGACTCAGCTCGATCGACGCATGCGTAAGGTCTTTAAGGTAAGCACCTCCCAATTCATTCGGAAAATCCGCATCGAAAATGCCGCCCGCATGTTAGCGATCACAGACAAGCCGATCATCGAGATCGCACTCGATTGTGGCTACGGCGATCAGTCGGCATTCACCCGCCAGTTCCGAGCCACCGTCGGTATGGCGCCGGGAGCGTATCGGGCGGCTGCGACCAAGTAA
- a CDS encoding proline dehydrogenase family protein: MWNLDSAGEKKHAFYAEIITACVGFGQDEGHKKDYFNVMKSTKIQSQLANIKTQPLSGDSLAESAVELAAEILAVANRKQKLSERYQGWKMARMMKDPLGKTLTLALADQVFRPNTDARSASQFRYLIDDYGIPTYLPLHEQIAMRVGSMVSAVAPEIVMPAVTAKMRAESSEVILPSEDAYLKPHLHKRRQQKTRMNINQLGEAILGEEEAQHRMDQVLGRLESPDCEYISVKISAIFSQINLVAYEDTLDKIKERLRVLYRTAQQHTFTREDGSKAAKFVNLDMEEYRDLHLTCDAFREVLMEPEFLKMKAGIVLQAYLPDSFEVQKCLTEWARERVSQGGAAIKIRIVKGANLAMEQVEASVHDWEQAPYYTKADVDANYKRMVHYGCLPEHAEVVNLGIASHNLFEIAYAMLLRASHGVEQDVEFEMLEGMANHQARAVRDAVNGLLLYAPVVRKEDFHSAIAYLVRRLDENTSEENFLHDLFGMKVGSASWQKQKQMFLTACRRRDEVSTVPNRTQDRNQENPQLDLERGFENEPDTDWSLRHNVRWILQEIEGMKSRSIATVPVQIAGDTELTEQVQIGRDPSRPGVEAYQYSLTDAAGVDRALTCAVDAQPDWEARGVEARRVICKQVAVELAKARGRCIATMVMDGGKTAAEADAEFSEAIDFANYYADGLNKPGFFDGTKMESLGTIVVTPPWNFPFAIPCGGILAGLMAGNTVIIKPAPETVLTAWEMVQILWSAGIPKEVLQFVPCPDNEIGRALVTDDRTSCVILTGAFETARMFESWKPEIRLLAETSGKNSLIITAAADPDQAVKDLVKSAFGHAGQKCSAASLAIIEAELYDSPLFMRQLRDAAASLQVGSAWDPASVVTPVIREPDASLHRAQSQCDDNESWLLEPQMVDGNPCLWSPGIKRDVQPDSWYHRTECFGPVLGLIRATDLDDAIRIQNDSQFGLTGGIHSLDAREIAIWRDEVEVGNAYINRSITGAIVQRQPFGGWKKSCFGPGAKAGGPNYVPLMAKWSQESLPSMAATPSQPVTNLLDALIQQLPQQAETLRASAASYAHWWQAEFSIEHDPSQLHGESNHFRYRPHERMLLRADHFSELAIAQIVLSAATCGVPVDLSVSETSDFIASLPCAVVVESEATLAKRLPDSEVHYGVLRMIGAGRSLLAAAKEAAFRVISTEPLANGRLELLACLKEQSISETTHRYGNIIPKASELLSAEEA; the protein is encoded by the coding sequence GTGTGGAATTTAGATTCGGCGGGCGAGAAAAAGCACGCTTTTTATGCCGAGATTATCACCGCCTGTGTCGGTTTCGGTCAAGACGAAGGACACAAGAAAGACTACTTTAACGTCATGAAATCCACCAAGATTCAATCCCAGCTCGCCAACATCAAAACCCAGCCGCTCAGCGGTGACTCACTGGCCGAAAGCGCTGTTGAGCTCGCCGCCGAAATTCTCGCGGTTGCCAACCGTAAACAGAAACTCTCCGAACGTTATCAAGGCTGGAAAATGGCCCGGATGATGAAGGATCCGCTGGGGAAAACGCTGACCCTGGCACTGGCAGATCAGGTTTTCCGTCCCAATACCGACGCCCGTTCCGCCTCTCAGTTCCGTTATCTCATCGATGATTACGGCATCCCGACCTACCTGCCACTGCACGAACAAATTGCCATGCGCGTGGGATCAATGGTGTCGGCGGTGGCACCGGAGATTGTCATGCCTGCCGTGACCGCGAAGATGCGCGCCGAGAGCTCGGAAGTGATTCTGCCGAGTGAGGACGCCTATCTCAAACCTCACCTGCACAAACGCCGCCAACAAAAGACCCGGATGAACATCAACCAGCTGGGTGAAGCGATCCTTGGCGAGGAGGAGGCTCAGCACCGGATGGATCAGGTGCTTGGTCGACTCGAAAGCCCGGACTGCGAATACATCTCGGTGAAAATCTCCGCCATTTTCAGCCAGATCAACCTGGTGGCCTACGAGGACACGTTGGACAAAATCAAAGAGCGCCTGCGTGTGCTCTACCGCACTGCCCAGCAGCATACCTTCACCCGCGAAGATGGCAGCAAGGCGGCGAAATTCGTCAACCTCGACATGGAGGAATACCGCGATCTGCATCTCACCTGCGATGCTTTCCGCGAGGTGCTGATGGAGCCGGAGTTCCTGAAGATGAAGGCGGGGATCGTGTTGCAGGCCTATCTTCCCGATTCCTTTGAGGTGCAGAAATGCCTCACCGAGTGGGCGCGGGAGCGGGTTTCCCAAGGCGGCGCAGCGATCAAGATCCGCATCGTCAAAGGTGCCAACCTCGCGATGGAACAGGTGGAAGCCAGCGTCCACGATTGGGAGCAAGCGCCGTATTACACCAAGGCTGATGTCGATGCCAACTACAAGCGCATGGTCCACTACGGCTGCCTGCCGGAGCATGCCGAAGTGGTGAACCTGGGCATCGCCAGCCACAATTTGTTTGAGATCGCCTACGCCATGCTGCTGCGCGCCAGCCACGGTGTGGAGCAGGATGTGGAGTTTGAGATGTTAGAGGGCATGGCGAACCATCAGGCGCGTGCCGTGCGTGATGCGGTCAACGGCCTGCTGCTCTACGCACCCGTGGTCCGCAAAGAGGATTTCCACTCGGCCATTGCCTACCTGGTGCGGCGTTTGGATGAAAACACCTCGGAGGAGAACTTTTTACACGACCTTTTTGGCATGAAGGTCGGCAGCGCTTCCTGGCAGAAGCAAAAACAGATGTTCCTCACCGCGTGCCGTCGCCGCGACGAGGTGAGCACTGTGCCGAACCGAACTCAGGACCGGAACCAGGAAAACCCGCAGCTCGATCTCGAGCGTGGCTTTGAGAACGAGCCTGACACCGACTGGTCGCTGCGCCACAACGTGCGCTGGATCTTGCAGGAAATCGAAGGGATGAAATCGCGCAGCATCGCCACTGTGCCGGTGCAAATTGCCGGGGACACTGAGCTGACCGAGCAGGTGCAAATTGGCAGAGATCCGTCGCGTCCCGGCGTGGAAGCCTATCAGTACAGTCTCACGGATGCTGCGGGAGTCGATCGGGCGCTGACCTGTGCTGTCGATGCCCAGCCTGACTGGGAGGCGAGGGGAGTGGAGGCGCGCCGCGTCATCTGCAAGCAAGTTGCTGTGGAGCTCGCCAAAGCCCGCGGCCGCTGCATCGCCACCATGGTGATGGACGGTGGAAAAACCGCCGCAGAGGCGGATGCCGAGTTCAGTGAGGCCATCGATTTTGCCAACTACTACGCCGACGGCTTGAACAAGCCCGGCTTCTTCGATGGCACGAAAATGGAATCCCTCGGCACCATCGTGGTCACTCCTCCCTGGAACTTTCCCTTTGCGATCCCTTGTGGCGGTATCCTCGCAGGGCTGATGGCGGGCAACACCGTCATCATCAAACCTGCCCCCGAAACCGTGCTCACGGCATGGGAAATGGTGCAGATCTTGTGGTCGGCCGGCATTCCCAAGGAAGTGCTGCAGTTCGTGCCATGTCCGGACAATGAAATTGGCCGGGCGCTGGTCACTGACGACCGCACCTCCTGCGTCATTCTCACCGGTGCCTTTGAAACCGCTCGCATGTTTGAAAGCTGGAAGCCGGAGATCCGTCTGCTCGCCGAGACCAGCGGCAAGAACAGTTTGATCATCACCGCTGCGGCGGATCCGGATCAGGCGGTGAAGGATTTGGTCAAGAGCGCCTTTGGCCACGCCGGTCAGAAGTGCTCGGCGGCATCGCTCGCCATCATCGAGGCGGAGCTTTACGACAGCCCCTTGTTCATGCGCCAGCTGCGCGATGCCGCGGCGAGCCTGCAAGTGGGCTCCGCCTGGGACCCGGCGTCCGTGGTGACTCCCGTGATCCGCGAACCGGATGCCAGTTTGCACCGCGCCCAAAGCCAATGCGACGACAATGAAAGTTGGTTGTTAGAACCGCAAATGGTCGACGGCAACCCCTGTCTCTGGTCGCCCGGGATCAAACGCGATGTGCAGCCGGACAGCTGGTATCATCGCACCGAGTGCTTCGGGCCGGTGCTCGGGTTGATTCGTGCCACCGACCTGGATGATGCCATCCGCATTCAGAACGATTCCCAGTTCGGGCTGACCGGCGGGATCCACTCGCTGGACGCCCGGGAGATCGCCATCTGGCGAGACGAGGTGGAGGTGGGAAATGCCTACATCAACCGCAGCATCACCGGTGCCATCGTCCAGCGGCAACCGTTCGGGGGCTGGAAAAAATCCTGCTTTGGACCGGGGGCGAAGGCGGGCGGACCGAACTACGTGCCGCTGATGGCCAAGTGGTCGCAGGAAAGCTTGCCGAGCATGGCCGCCACTCCCAGCCAGCCAGTGACCAATCTTCTGGACGCCCTCATTCAGCAGCTGCCGCAGCAGGCCGAGACCCTGCGAGCCTCGGCCGCGAGCTACGCACACTGGTGGCAGGCGGAGTTCTCCATCGAACACGATCCGTCCCAACTGCACGGTGAGAGCAATCACTTCCGCTACCGTCCGCACGAGCGGATGCTGCTGCGGGCCGATCACTTTTCCGAGCTGGCGATCGCACAAATCGTGCTCTCCGCCGCGACTTGTGGAGTGCCGGTGGATCTCAGTGTCAGTGAAACCAGCGACTTCATCGCATCGCTGCCCTGTGCCGTGGTGGTGGAATCGGAGGCGACATTGGCCAAGCGACTGCCTGACAGCGAGGTGCATTACGGCGTGCTGCGCATGATTGGCGCGGGACGGAGCCTGCTGGCGGCGGCCAAGGAAGCGGCATTCCGCGTGATCAGCACGGAGCCACTGGCCAATGGTCGACTCGAATTGCTGGCATGCCTCAAGGAGCAATCGATCAGTGAAACCACCCACCGCTACGGCAATATCATCCCCAAAGCGTCCGAATTATTAAGCGCTGAGGAAGCGTAA